The genomic segment TCGCAGAAGGCGTTGCCTCGGCCGAAGACGTCGACCGCGCGTTCCGCGCGGGCATGGGATTTCGCTACGCGGCGATCGGGATCTTCGACTTCATCGACTGGGGCGGCGTCGACGTCCTGTATCACGCCAGCCGCTATCTGACCGAAGCCCTCGGCAACGACCGCTACCAGCCGGCGCCGGCCGTCGAGGAAAAGATCGCCAGGAACGAGCTCGGCCCGAAGACCGGCCGCGGATTCTTCGATTACGCGGGCGCCGCTCGCGACCGGTTCGAGACCGAGAAGATGCGAGCGCTGCTCCGTCAGCTCCGCCGCCAGCGACGCGATGCTCCGGTCGCAACGTCCGAGCGCGAGGGCGATCGGTGACGCGATGACGTACGTGAGGGCCATCGACCCGTTTCCGCTCGAGTCGAGCGACTGGAACCGGCTCTCCGAGTTCTACGCGCGGCTCGCCGAAGGAACGCTCACGACGA from the Candidatus Methylomirabilota bacterium genome contains:
- a CDS encoding 3-hydroxyacyl-CoA dehydrogenase family protein encodes the protein PSHLADAVEHPERFLVAHWLNPAHVIPLVEVVPGPATSEAVVTVTLARLERLGKVPVRCADSPGFIGPRLQVLLMNEAVRLVAEGVASAEDVDRAFRAGMGFRYAAIGIFDFIDWGGVDVLYHASRYLTEALGNDRYQPAPAVEEKIARNELGPKTGRGFFDYAGAARDRFETEKMRALLRQLRRQRRDAPVATSEREGDR